The genome window TAAATGAGGTGCAGGATGGCGTGTTCGATGCCGCCGATATACTGATCCACCGGCAGCCAGCGGCCGATGGCTGCAGCATCAAAGGGCGCGCGCTCGTCGTGCGGGCTGGTGTAGCGATAGAAATACCAGCTCGAGTCCACAAAGGTATCCATCGTATCGGTTTCGCGCCGCGCCGCCCCGCCGCATTTCGGGCAGCGCACCTGCACGAACGCCGGATCGGATGCCAACGGCGATTCGCCCTCGCCGGTCAGCTCGACGTTGTCGGGCAGCAACACCGGCAATTGTTCCTCCGGCACCGGAACGACGCCGCACGCCGGGCAGTGAATCATGGGGATGGGCGTGCCCCAAAACCGTTGCCGGGAAATACCCCAGTCCTGAAGGCGGTAGCGGACGGTTCCCTTCCCGAAGCCGGCTCGTTCCGCTTCGGCGATCATGGCCGCCATCGCTGTCCGGCTCTCCATGCCGCTGAAGCGGCCGGAGTCAAAGAGCTTGTCGTCCTCCCCGACCACGGGCCGGATGGGCAGCCCGTACTTGGTGCAGAAGTCAAAATCACGCGCGTCATGGGCCGGCACCGCCATGACCGCACCCGTGCCGTAACCCATCAGTACAAAGTTCGCCACCCAGATCGGCAACCGCTCGTTATCGAACGGATTTACGGCGAAATGGCCGGTGAAAAAGCCTTCCTTCTCGGGTTCCTGCCCCGGCTCCAGGTGCGCCTGCCGGTTGCGGAGCGCCCGCGCCCGCTCGCGCCCCGCCTCATCGATGAATTCGCCCAGTCGCGGATGCTCCGGCGCCAGCAGGATCGCACTGGCGCCGTAAATGGTGTCGATCCGGGTGGTAAACACGCGCAGCGGCTCGCCGTTGCCGTCGGCGAGCGCGAACGCAACTTCGGCGCCCTCGCTGCGGCCGATCCAGTTGCGCTGCATGGTACGGACGCGCTCGGGCCAGCCCGGCAGCCGGTCCAGATCCTCCAGTAACTCCTGCGCATAGGCGGTGGTGCGAAAGTACCACTGGCTCAGTTCGCGTTGTTCCACCGGCGTATCTTCGTGCCGCCAGCACACCCCGCCGGCCACCTGTTCGTTCGCTAGAACGGTCGCACACTTTGGGCACCAGTTCACCAGCCCCTTTTTGCGGTAGGCCAGACCCTTTTCATAGAACTTGAGGAAGAGCCACTGATTCCAGCGGTAGTACTCCGGCAGGCAGGTGGTGACTTCGCGCGACCAGTCGTAACTGAACCCAAAGCGCTGGTCCTGCCGTTTCATGTGCGCGATATTTTTCAGCGTCCACTCGCGCGGGTGGGTATGGTTCTTAATTGCAGCGTTTTCCGCCGGCAGCCCAAACGAATCCCAGCCCATCGGGTGCAATACGTCGTAGCCGCGCATCCAAAAGAACCGCGCCAAGGCATCGCCGATGGCGTAGTTGCGCACATGACCCATATGCAGCGCGCCGCTGGGATAGGGCAGCATCTCCAGCACGTAGTACTTGGGTCCACCGGCGTTGGCGCCCAGCAGAGGGTTCTTGGCCGCCCAGCGTTCGGCCCATTGCGGCTCGAAGCTGCCGGGATCGTAAGAGGGGGACTCGTCCATAGAAGCTGAATCTTCTATTCTGCCAGACGGCGTAGCGCCGCCAGGTCGGCCACCTGGCCTTCCGGCGGCGTTTCGACGATGAAGGTCTTGCCCCGCAGCCGCCGATCGTGGAGCAGCAGCCGGAAAGCGGCTTCTCCCAACTGGCCCTTGCCGATATGTTCGTGTCGGTCGTGATGGCTGCCGCGCGCCGTCTTGGCATCATTGCTATGAAAGACGGGAACGCGCTGCAGGCCCACCGTGGCCTGCAGCTCTTTCATGGTGGCCGCATAACCTTCCGGCGTGGTCAGATCGTAGCCGGCGGCCCAGGTGTGGCAGGTGTCAATGCAGGCGCCAACCGGCAGACCTGGAAGGTCGTCGAGGATCGCGGCCAGGCCGCCAAAATTGCCCGCCAGGTGCGTCCCTCCGCCCGCCATATTCTCGATCAGCAGCATCAGTTTGCCCCAGGCGAACCCCTTGGCCGCCTGCTGAATGCCGGTGACGCACCGCTCGACGCTGCCGCTGCCGGGATGCAAAACCAGAAATTCGGCGCCAATGGCGCTGGCCCTCTCCAGTTCCCCACGCAGCGCCGCAATCGACTGTGCTCGGAAGCGATCGGTCTCGCCGGCCACATTGATCAGATAATTGGCATGCACGACCAGTGGCCGCAATTTGTATTCGCGGCATAGCCGCTGTAGCGCCGCCGCTTCTTCGGCCGGAACGGCTTTCGCCCGCCACTGCCGCGGACTGGCGGTGAAGACCTGCAGGGCATCGCAGCCCAGCTCATGGGCTCGTTCTGCGGCCCGGGATACGCCACCGGCGCTGGATACGTGCGTGCCAAAACGCATAGAAGAAGAGGTTATCAGTTTTCAGTTCTCAGCTTTCAGTCAAGCTGCCACGCCTGACGAGCCTTAACTGAAAACTGTTAACTGTAAACTGTCTTTATGCGCCTTGGCATCCTCACCGGCGGCGGCGACTGCCCCGGTCTCAACGCCGTGATTCGTGCCGTCGTGCGCAAAGGCACCACCTTCTACGGAGATTCCGTGGTCGGCTTTCTCGAAGGCTGGCGCGGTGTGGTCGAAAACCGGGCCATGGAACTCGATCTCGACCGCATCGCCGGAATCATTCACCGCGGAGGAACCATTTTGCGCACTTCGCGCACCAACCCCAGGCAAATGCCGCAAGGCTTGGAACAGGTGCAAGCCACCTTCGCCGTGCAGCATCTGGAGGCGCTTGTCGTCATTGGTGGCGATGACACGTTGGGCGTGGCGCAGTGGATTCACGAGGCCGGCCTGCCGGTGGTCGGTGTTCCCAAAACCATTGACAACGATTTGTCGGGAACCGATCTTTGCTTCGGGTTTGACACCGCCGTGGGCATAGCTACGGAAGCCGTCGACCGCTTGCATAGCACTGCGGAAGCGCATAACCGGGTTATGGTGGTTGAGGTTATGGGCCGCGAAGCTGGTTGGATCGCGCTTTATGCCGGGGTTGCCGGAGGCGCGGACGTGGTGCTGATTCCGGAGAAGCCATTCCGTGTACAGGAGGTCTGTGAGTTGCTCCGCCGCCGGCACGCGCGGGGCAAGTATTTCAGCATTGTCGTGGTCGCCGAAGGCGCGCGCTGGGCCGAAGCTCCGGAAGTCGAGAAAGATGCCCCCCGGGACGCGTTTGGCCATGTGCGCCTGGGCGGCATCAGCAACCGTCTGGCGGAGCAGATTGAAAAGCACACCGGCTACGAAACCCGTGTGGTTATTCTCGGCCACACGCAACGCGGGGGCACGCCCACGGCGTTTGACCGCATGCTGGCCACACGCTATGGCATCGCCGCCATCGACATGGTGCATCGCGGCGAGTTTGGGCGCATGGCCGCACTGCAGGGCCAGCAGTTGACCTCGGTGCCACTGACGGAAGCCTTGAGCCGGAATCGCACGGTGGGGGAGGACTTGTACGAGCTTGCCTCGGTCTTTTTTGGCTAGTTTTTTGGCTAGTTGCGCCGTGCTGCTGGCTCTGTTCGCCGCCGGCTGCTCCTCCCTGGCGGCGCGTTCGGCGGCCCCGCATATGTTGTTGGTTACGGGCGGGAATGAACTGCAGACAATCAGTACTCAGGATCTGCAACTCCGCGCGCAATTACGCCTGCCCGGACCGGTCGTCGCCGCTGCCGTGAATCCGGAGCGCAATGTGCTCCTGCTTGCCACGGCCGGCGCCCAGCCCTATTGGTTGAAAATCGGCAGCACCGGGAGCCGCATCCTGCAGCGCCGGCCGTTGGCAATGATACCGGCCGCCATGGTGATGCACGATCGGCAAGGTTATCTTGTGGGTTCCAACGACACGGGATCGTGGGTGCAAGCGTTTGATCCGGCGCACTGGGCGGCGCCTTGGCCGCTTCCCGGCCACGCCGTAGCCCTGGCACTCACCCCGCAGGGCGTATTGGCGATCGCGGCTACGCAGCCCTCCAGCCTGGTTCTGGCCGACCCCACCACCCATCGCTGGCGGCGGGTTGACCTCACTTCCCCGCCCCGTCAGGTCGTCACTTTACCTTACGGCCACAAGGTGTTTGTGCTCTGCGCCACGACGGTTGCGGTCATTGATACGCACATTCCCGGCCTGCTCGCCTACTTGCCGCTGGGACAGCAGCCGCAGCAGATGATCCTCAAGCCCGACGGTGGCGAGCTCTACGTCAGCAATGCGGGCGGCTCGGTGAGCGTCATCAACACTTCCGCCAATGAAGTTTCGGGTACGATTCCCGCCGGCTTGGGCGCCGGCGCCGTGGCGATTGGCGCCGCCGGCCTGAACCTGTACGTCGCCAACGCAGCCGCCGGTACGGTTACGGTCATTTCGACCGCCGGCCGCAGCGTGCAAGTGGTAATCCATGTCGGCCAGGACCCGCGCGCGCTGGCCCTGGGTCCGGACGGCTTGCTGTTGTTTGCCGCCGACGCCGGCTCGGACGACGTGGCCGCAGTGCGAGCCCAGGATCCCACCAACCCCAATTCTCTGATCACGTTGCTGCCGTCGCCACCCAATCCCGGCTACCTCACCGTCCTGCGTCCATGAAAATCCTGCACCGCTACGTCCGGCGCGAGATTGCCGTGTATGGCGGCCTGGGGCTGCTGCTGTTCACCTTCGTAATCTTCATGCAGAACCTCGGCCGCGCCATGGATGCGGCCGTGCACGCCAACGACGCAGCCGTCGGCTTGCTGTTTCTTTACGTGCTGCCGGCAGCGCTGGTATTCACGCTGCCCATGGCGCTGCTGGTGGGCATTCTCACCGGACTCGGCAGGCTGGGCGCCGATGGCGAACTGATGGCTCTGGCGGCCTGCGGCGCCGGAGCGCGCCGGGTGGTGCGGCCCCTGCTGGGCCTCACCGTGGTGGTTCTGGCGGTAGCCCTCCTTATGACGCTGTGGCTTGCGCCCGCCGCCCGCGGCCGGCTGCAGGCCCTGACCACGCGGCTGGCCAGCTCTCAGATTGCCGCTGCGGTGCAGCCGCGCATCTTTTTCGAGCCCGACAATAATCCCAACTGGGTGGTCTATGCTGGCGATATTACCGCCGGCGGCAGCGTCTGGAAGCAGGTCCTGGTGGCGCAAATGGACGCCGCCGGGACACCCGAGCTGACGCTGGCCGATTCCGGCGTGCTGGTACATCGCGGGGCTCAGGAAGTGCAGTTGCACCTGCTCGGCGGAACGCGCTACACGGTGGGACCGGCACACCCGGAAACCAGCCTGGTGAGTGCGTTCCGCTCGGTCGACATCCCGTTCCTGCTGCCTGCCCGCTCGCATGGACCGCCGGCGGTCAACGCCGAGGCCCTGGCTCCTCTCTGGCAGCGGGCCCACACGGCTGCTGACTGGCGTGCGGCGCGGGTTGAATTCTACCGCCGCTGGGCGCTGGCGTTTGCCTGCCTGGCGCTGGCGCTGGTGGGCATCGCGCTCGGCCTGGGCGGGCGGCGCAGCGGTCGCGCCGGTGGTTTCGTGCTGACGCTGGGGTTGGTGCTGGTCTATTACCTATTGTTTGTCTTTGGCATGGGTATGGCCAAGCAGGGCAAGGTGCCGCCGTTTTGGGGGGTGTGGGCGGCCAACCTCATCTTTCTGGCCTGGGGCGGCTGGGCGCTGTGGCGCCTGGACCGTCATCCTCCGCGGCCGCGGGAGCCGCTCGACCTGTGGGTCCGCCTGCGCCGCCTCATTCCACGGCGGCAGGATCATGTCCTTGCCGTGACCCCGGCGCGAGGACGCTCGTGGATGCCGAACCTGATCAGCGGCTATGTCACAAACAGTTTTCTGCGCTATACGCTGCTGCTGCTGGTGGCTTTCGTCATTCTGGTCCTGATCTTTACGCTCTTCGAGTTGTTGGGCAGCATTCTGCAGCACCACATCGGCCTGCGTGTGATCGCGGAGTACCTGCTCTACTTCACGCCGCAGATGGTCTACCAGATGATTCCGGTGGCGATACTGGTGGGTGTGTTGATCGCGTTCGGGCTGTTGGCCAAGAATAACGAGATCACCGCCATCAAGGCTTGCGGCGTGAGCGCCTACCGCCTGCTGGCGCCGGTACTGGTGGCCGCCGCCATCCTCTGCGCGCTGCAGTTCACTCTGGGCGCGACCTGGTTGCCAGGGTTCAATCTCCGCCAGGACGAACTGCACGACCGTATTAAAGGCCAGCCTGCCCAGACCTATCGCAATCCCGAACGCAAATGGGTGTTCGGCCGCGGGAACGACATTTATTATTTCCGCTTTTTCGACGTCCAATCGCGCGCTTTCGATGACGTATCGGTCTTTCAATTTGATCCCCAGCGCTTCCAGCTCACGCGCCGCATCTTCGCGCACCAGGCGCGCTGGGACGAAACGATCCGCACCTGGGTCTTCGTCAATGGCTGGACGCGCACCTTCTCACCCCAGGGTGATACTGGTTTCGAACGCTTTGTGGTGGCGAACTTCACCGGCCTGCCCGAAACGCCGGCCTACTTCGCCGGCGACGCCCGCCAGGGCACGCAGATGACCTATGCCGAACTGCACCGCTACATCACCGTGCTGCGCCGCGGCGGCTACGATGTGAGCCGTCTGCGCATCACCCTGGCCAAGAAAATCGCCTACCCGCTGATCACCGTCATCATGGCGCTGCTGGCCTTCCCCTTCGCGCTCAGCGTGGGCCGCCGCGGCACCGTGGCCGGCATCGCCGCCGGCATCGCCGTGGCCATTGCCTACTGGACCTCCGCCAGCCTGCTCGAAGCCCTCGGTAATCTCAACCAGCTCCCTGCCGCCGTCGCTGCCTGGACCCCCGACGTGCTTTTCCTCGGCCTCGGCGTCTACCTGCTCCTGCGCGTGCCCACGTAGGGGCTTTTTGCTTGCTATAGTGGGGGCATGATGCCGCGAGTTGCCAAGCAGATTAGCGCTGAGCACGACTCGGCCAAAGAGTGGTTGGTGCGGCGGATGAATGAGTTCATCCCGGACCTCAAGGTGCTAAAGGTGGAAATCGAGGAGAAAGAAGACTCCGATGGCCAACCGAGCCTGTTTGTGCATGTTTTGCTGGCCCGCCATATGAAGCCGGCTGAAATTGCGGCTCGGATGTCGCTGCGCGCTGATTTTCGCATGTGGCTGCTCCTCCAGGGCGACGACCGGTTCCCATACTTTGAATTCGTGACGAAATCTGACCTACGCGAGCGAAATCAGAGCAATTGATCACGCCCAACAAGTTATTGGAGCATGCGCGCAGCGAGCTTGCCTACTCGGGCCAGAACAAGCCCCGCCAGGCTGATTTGCATCGCGCCGTTTCCACAGCCTACTACGCAGCGTTTCACAGTCTCTCTCAGACCGTTGCCTCCGAGTTCGTACCCGCAGCCTCGAAGGAGACCCGGCTGGTTTTTGCCCGGGCAATCGATCACGGAAAGGCTAAGGACATCTGCGCTGCCTGGTCGAGTTGCTCCGATCCGGTATTACGCAAGTTCGCAGCGGCGCTCAAGAACCTTTATCAGCAAAGGACCGACTGCGACTACAACCTGCAATACAAAATATCGAAGGCCGAAACCCTCGTCGCGATCACCGAGGCGGCTGGCGCAATGCAATCGCTGGATCGAGCAGATCCGGGCTTGCGTCGCGACTTTCTGGCCG of Acidobacteriota bacterium contains these proteins:
- a CDS encoding leucine--tRNA ligase, producing MDESPSYDPGSFEPQWAERWAAKNPLLGANAGGPKYYVLEMLPYPSGALHMGHVRNYAIGDALARFFWMRGYDVLHPMGWDSFGLPAENAAIKNHTHPREWTLKNIAHMKRQDQRFGFSYDWSREVTTCLPEYYRWNQWLFLKFYEKGLAYRKKGLVNWCPKCATVLANEQVAGGVCWRHEDTPVEQRELSQWYFRTTAYAQELLEDLDRLPGWPERVRTMQRNWIGRSEGAEVAFALADGNGEPLRVFTTRIDTIYGASAILLAPEHPRLGEFIDEAGRERARALRNRQAHLEPGQEPEKEGFFTGHFAVNPFDNERLPIWVANFVLMGYGTGAVMAVPAHDARDFDFCTKYGLPIRPVVGEDDKLFDSGRFSGMESRTAMAAMIAEAERAGFGKGTVRYRLQDWGISRQRFWGTPIPMIHCPACGVVPVPEEQLPVLLPDNVELTGEGESPLASDPAFVQVRCPKCGGAARRETDTMDTFVDSSWYFYRYTSPHDERAPFDAAAIGRWLPVDQYIGGIEHAILHLIYLRFFIKVFRDLGLGKLDESIKRLFTQGMITRGGAKMSKSKGNVVDPEALIDRYGADATRMYVLFAAPPEKDFDWSDQGVEGIHRFLVRVWRLALRPAEAGSGTADIGLLRRAHQTLRRMTADFETRWHFNTSIAGLMELVNAIYGAQNELSMSVRAELIRLVLLMLAPLAPFLAQELWMRRGERGEIARQPWPEFDAALAQEETIEVVVQVNGKLRARLSVAPETEKQDLEAAARAHEKIAPLLAGKTPRQVVVVPGRLVNFVL
- a CDS encoding 6-phosphofructokinase; translated protein: MRLGILTGGGDCPGLNAVIRAVVRKGTTFYGDSVVGFLEGWRGVVENRAMELDLDRIAGIIHRGGTILRTSRTNPRQMPQGLEQVQATFAVQHLEALVVIGGDDTLGVAQWIHEAGLPVVGVPKTIDNDLSGTDLCFGFDTAVGIATEAVDRLHSTAEAHNRVMVVEVMGREAGWIALYAGVAGGADVVLIPEKPFRVQEVCELLRRRHARGKYFSIVVVAEGARWAEAPEVEKDAPRDAFGHVRLGGISNRLAEQIEKHTGYETRVVILGHTQRGGTPTAFDRMLATRYGIAAIDMVHRGEFGRMAALQGQQLTSVPLTEALSRNRTVGEDLYELASVFFG
- a CDS encoding YncE family protein, producing the protein MLLVTGGNELQTISTQDLQLRAQLRLPGPVVAAAVNPERNVLLLATAGAQPYWLKIGSTGSRILQRRPLAMIPAAMVMHDRQGYLVGSNDTGSWVQAFDPAHWAAPWPLPGHAVALALTPQGVLAIAATQPSSLVLADPTTHRWRRVDLTSPPRQVVTLPYGHKVFVLCATTVAVIDTHIPGLLAYLPLGQQPQQMILKPDGGELYVSNAGGSVSVINTSANEVSGTIPAGLGAGAVAIGAAGLNLYVANAAAGTVTVISTAGRSVQVVIHVGQDPRALALGPDGLLLFAADAGSDDVAAVRAQDPTNPNSLITLLPSPPNPGYLTVLRP
- a CDS encoding deoxyribonuclease IV — translated: MRFGTHVSSAGGVSRAAERAHELGCDALQVFTASPRQWRAKAVPAEEAAALQRLCREYKLRPLVVHANYLINVAGETDRFRAQSIAALRGELERASAIGAEFLVLHPGSGSVERCVTGIQQAAKGFAWGKLMLLIENMAGGGTHLAGNFGGLAAILDDLPGLPVGACIDTCHTWAAGYDLTTPEGYAATMKELQATVGLQRVPVFHSNDAKTARGSHHDRHEHIGKGQLGEAAFRLLLHDRRLRGKTFIVETPPEGQVADLAALRRLAE
- a CDS encoding YjgP/YjgQ family permease → MKILHRYVRREIAVYGGLGLLLFTFVIFMQNLGRAMDAAVHANDAAVGLLFLYVLPAALVFTLPMALLVGILTGLGRLGADGELMALAACGAGARRVVRPLLGLTVVVLAVALLMTLWLAPAARGRLQALTTRLASSQIAAAVQPRIFFEPDNNPNWVVYAGDITAGGSVWKQVLVAQMDAAGTPELTLADSGVLVHRGAQEVQLHLLGGTRYTVGPAHPETSLVSAFRSVDIPFLLPARSHGPPAVNAEALAPLWQRAHTAADWRAARVEFYRRWALAFACLALALVGIALGLGGRRSGRAGGFVLTLGLVLVYYLLFVFGMGMAKQGKVPPFWGVWAANLIFLAWGGWALWRLDRHPPRPREPLDLWVRLRRLIPRRQDHVLAVTPARGRSWMPNLISGYVTNSFLRYTLLLLVAFVILVLIFTLFELLGSILQHHIGLRVIAEYLLYFTPQMVYQMIPVAILVGVLIAFGLLAKNNEITAIKACGVSAYRLLAPVLVAAAILCALQFTLGATWLPGFNLRQDELHDRIKGQPAQTYRNPERKWVFGRGNDIYYFRFFDVQSRAFDDVSVFQFDPQRFQLTRRIFAHQARWDETIRTWVFVNGWTRTFSPQGDTGFERFVVANFTGLPETPAYFAGDARQGTQMTYAELHRYITVLRRGGYDVSRLRITLAKKIAYPLITVIMALLAFPFALSVGRRGTVAGIAAGIAVAIAYWTSASLLEALGNLNQLPAAVAAWTPDVLFLGLGVYLLLRVPT